Proteins encoded by one window of Paenibacillus sp. DCT19:
- a CDS encoding AraC family transcriptional regulator, with the protein MPRMMHFTNPLEYSYRSTSLFNVGKSDGFHAHAQYEIYYFHDGECTYIIGDRVYVLAPGDLVLMHGMTLHRPHPIVGKRYERTTLHFDPSAVRSHLHPDRMDEVLQPFEELGNCRINLKGEVRAEFEQLLLQLHQLSLHTGSFVQERLNVRLCELLYVIAGICQGNLEEHRPSSDKERHVQHIIRYVDMHYMHDISLDDLANELHLSKPYMAGLFKETTGSTIFKYLYDRRINQAKVLFQFQPGISVTEAARLSGFKRLSHFSRIFKQSVGCGPDLYRTRLHQ; encoded by the coding sequence CAGTTTATTTAACGTGGGGAAGTCGGATGGATTTCATGCTCATGCTCAGTATGAGATTTATTATTTTCATGATGGGGAGTGTACGTATATCATTGGAGACCGTGTCTATGTGCTAGCACCGGGAGACTTAGTGCTGATGCATGGCATGACGCTTCACAGACCCCATCCCATTGTAGGCAAACGTTATGAGCGAACGACACTTCACTTTGATCCTTCAGCAGTTCGCAGCCATTTACATCCGGATCGAATGGATGAAGTGCTCCAGCCTTTTGAAGAATTAGGGAATTGCCGAATTAATCTAAAAGGAGAAGTGCGAGCAGAGTTTGAACAATTGTTATTGCAGCTTCATCAGCTTTCATTGCACACAGGCTCCTTTGTACAGGAACGGTTGAACGTTCGATTGTGTGAACTTTTATATGTTATTGCTGGTATCTGTCAGGGCAACCTAGAAGAGCATCGCCCTTCTTCGGATAAAGAACGACATGTTCAACACATCATTCGATATGTAGACATGCATTATATGCATGATATTAGTCTGGATGATCTGGCGAATGAGCTTCATCTATCGAAGCCTTATATGGCGGGTTTGTTCAAAGAAACGACAGGCAGTACGATCTTTAAATATCTATACGACCGGCGAATCAATCAGGCCAAGGTGTTATTTCAGTTTCAACCTGGTATTAGTGTAACCGAAGCTGCACGTCTGTCAGGATTCAAGCGTTTGTCTCATTTTAGTCGCATTTTCAAACAAAGTGTCGGTTGCGGTCCAGATCTGTACCGGACTCGTTTACACCAGTGA
- a CDS encoding nitroreductase family protein: MSTTFFDALKNRRSYYGISKESTISDAKIQEIVEEAVKYTPTSFNSQTSRAVVLLGEQHDKLWNHTEEILREVVGNEEAFKSTAEKMAGFRSGYGTVLFFEDNNVIAQLQQNFAAYADNFPIWANQSNGMLQLVIWTALEQEGLGASLQHYNPLIDEKVKQEWNIPENWRLIAQMPFGKPTATPGEKEFQPIEERVKVHK, from the coding sequence ATGTCTACAACTTTCTTTGACGCGTTGAAAAACAGAAGATCTTATTATGGAATCAGTAAAGAATCCACTATCTCGGATGCCAAAATCCAAGAGATCGTAGAAGAAGCGGTGAAATACACGCCAACTTCATTCAATTCACAAACATCCCGCGCAGTCGTATTGCTGGGCGAGCAACATGATAAATTGTGGAATCACACAGAAGAAATTTTGCGTGAGGTTGTAGGTAACGAAGAAGCATTCAAATCTACAGCTGAGAAAATGGCAGGATTCCGTAGCGGTTATGGTACGGTTCTGTTCTTCGAAGACAACAACGTAATTGCACAACTCCAACAGAACTTTGCAGCTTATGCGGATAATTTCCCAATCTGGGCTAACCAATCCAATGGTATGTTGCAACTGGTAATCTGGACAGCACTGGAACAAGAAGGGTTGGGCGCTTCCCTGCAACACTACAATCCACTGATCGATGAGAAAGTTAAACAAGAGTGGAACATTCCAGAGAACTGGAGATTGATCGCTCAGATGCCATTTGGTAAACCAACAGCTACACCAGGTGAGAAAGAATTCCAACCGATTGAAGAGCGTGTAAAAGTACACAAATAA
- a CDS encoding S-layer homology domain-containing protein — protein MINERKKRIYMRALKLVLSGVVLLGSMMSYNNNKAQAAGATQQFQDISNSYARIAIMNLVNKGIAAGTTDHTFEPKKAVTRAEFATFAVRVLGLKPVKNNLSPYQDTSSTAWYYGNISAMTNLNIMEGKGQGIFQPNANITREEAATLLVRMLKQQTGSTGLLPYTYADASLISGWAKPYVQVVYQLGLMRGSDGYFRPQDQVTREEAAVMLHAILQNKAWSEQLQTPDQLGIQLGWQYDSTTAEFKQQVQQSEVNTLVPRWFFLNSSMQVTDHTDSTLLTWARSTGREVWPLLGNRSNPTLTHQMLSSATNRANVISQVVAYVIKYDLHGINVDFENVQPADREGLTTFVTSLATSLHAIGAVISVDVSPNLGTDWTAAFDYARLGAVSDYMVLMGYEEHWNGDPIAGSVASLPWVEQGLDTMLADVTRSKVILALPLYTRDWSSQNTATSSWDITLGEQGMRAKAQGSVRQWNASLAQYVIGYSGSGIPRYIWAEDSRSLTAKVRMSTERKIAGLAYWYMGGETSDVWNAISNADRFESYVFSY, from the coding sequence GTGATAAATGAAAGAAAGAAACGTATCTATATGCGGGCTTTAAAACTGGTATTGAGTGGCGTAGTTCTTCTTGGATCAATGATGAGTTACAACAACAACAAGGCTCAAGCAGCAGGTGCTACGCAACAATTTCAAGATATCAGTAATAGTTATGCACGTATTGCTATTATGAATCTAGTAAATAAGGGCATTGCTGCGGGGACCACCGACCATACATTTGAGCCTAAGAAAGCAGTGACCCGAGCTGAGTTTGCCACTTTTGCGGTTAGAGTACTGGGACTTAAGCCGGTGAAAAACAATCTGAGTCCCTATCAGGATACGAGTTCAACTGCATGGTATTACGGCAATATCTCTGCGATGACAAACCTTAATATTATGGAAGGAAAGGGTCAAGGGATATTCCAACCTAATGCCAACATTACGAGAGAGGAAGCAGCAACACTGCTGGTGAGAATGCTGAAACAGCAGACAGGCTCTACCGGACTACTTCCTTATACTTATGCAGATGCATCCCTTATATCAGGTTGGGCCAAACCTTATGTTCAGGTGGTCTATCAATTAGGCTTAATGCGAGGCAGTGATGGATATTTCCGACCACAGGATCAGGTGACAAGAGAAGAGGCGGCGGTTATGCTTCATGCGATATTGCAGAATAAAGCATGGTCTGAGCAGCTGCAAACACCAGATCAATTGGGGATTCAGCTTGGTTGGCAATATGATTCAACGACAGCAGAATTTAAGCAACAGGTGCAACAATCGGAAGTGAACACACTCGTGCCCAGGTGGTTTTTCCTGAATAGTAGCATGCAGGTGACAGACCATACGGATTCCACGCTATTAACGTGGGCAAGGTCTACGGGGAGGGAGGTGTGGCCTCTTCTTGGGAACCGTTCCAATCCGACACTTACCCATCAGATGTTATCTAGTGCTACGAATCGTGCCAATGTGATATCTCAGGTGGTTGCTTATGTGATAAAATATGATTTACATGGCATTAATGTAGATTTTGAGAATGTACAGCCTGCTGATCGAGAGGGGTTGACTACATTTGTCACATCCCTGGCGACATCTCTACACGCGATAGGCGCTGTTATATCTGTGGATGTGTCACCTAACCTTGGAACGGATTGGACGGCAGCTTTTGATTACGCTAGGTTAGGAGCAGTATCCGATTATATGGTATTGATGGGATATGAGGAGCATTGGAATGGTGACCCCATTGCGGGTTCGGTTGCCTCCCTTCCGTGGGTAGAACAGGGACTGGATACCATGCTTGCTGACGTTACACGCTCCAAAGTAATATTGGCGCTGCCACTCTATACACGGGATTGGTCATCACAGAACACAGCTACAAGTTCATGGGATATAACGCTTGGTGAGCAGGGAATGCGAGCCAAGGCTCAAGGTTCTGTGAGACAATGGAATGCAAGTTTGGCACAGTATGTCATTGGTTATTCAGGTAGCGGTATTCCACGATATATCTGGGCAGAAGATAGCCGTTCGTTGACTGCCAAAGTGAGGATGAGTACAGAAAGGAAAATTGCTGGTTTAGCGTACTGGTATATGGGCGGAGAAACCTCGGATGTGTGGAACGCCATTTCGAATGCTGATCGCTTTGAATCATATGTGTTTTCATATTAA
- a CDS encoding NAD(P)/FAD-dependent oxidoreductase: MQNYDCIIVGGGIAGLQAAIQLGRYSSHHVLVIDAGEGRSTLCRTYHNILGYPDGVSGEELRAKGRMQAERTGVDFQKGRVIEAQRKGERIQLTCDNGLTFEASTVLLATGLSDRIPDIQGLNPTLGKTVYVCPDCDGYEIQDRKTVLLGSGEAGANMALVLIERTNDLLYVNHEHKQISAELHRRMKEEGVRYLEATVQEVQQSEEGYITGILTEDGQMFESERGFIAFGGNRVHYELAEQLGAEIADNRHVRADPRTMQAAPNVWIAGDLGVHAEQATVAMGEGAIAAIWIHKELQRIAKETKVSQL; encoded by the coding sequence ATGCAGAATTATGATTGCATTATTGTAGGCGGAGGAATCGCAGGGCTTCAGGCAGCTATTCAGCTGGGACGTTATAGCTCACATCATGTGCTTGTAATTGATGCGGGAGAAGGACGATCCACCCTGTGCCGAACCTATCATAATATTCTTGGTTATCCTGACGGCGTTTCCGGAGAAGAGTTACGCGCCAAAGGCAGAATGCAGGCAGAACGAACCGGAGTTGATTTTCAAAAGGGTCGTGTAATTGAAGCTCAGCGAAAAGGGGAACGTATTCAGCTTACCTGTGATAATGGGTTAACTTTTGAAGCGAGTACCGTTCTTCTGGCTACTGGACTTTCTGATCGTATTCCCGATATCCAGGGATTAAACCCTACTCTCGGCAAGACGGTGTATGTATGCCCGGATTGTGACGGCTATGAGATACAAGACCGTAAGACCGTTTTGTTAGGTTCTGGCGAGGCTGGTGCGAATATGGCGTTGGTACTCATTGAGCGAACCAATGATCTGTTATATGTGAATCATGAACATAAGCAGATCTCCGCTGAGCTTCATCGTCGGATGAAGGAAGAAGGGGTTCGTTACCTTGAAGCTACTGTGCAGGAAGTGCAGCAATCCGAAGAGGGTTATATTACAGGAATTCTAACCGAAGATGGTCAGATGTTTGAATCTGAGCGGGGTTTTATCGCTTTTGGAGGCAACCGGGTACACTATGAGTTGGCGGAGCAATTGGGTGCTGAGATTGCTGACAATAGACATGTGAGAGCTGATCCACGCACAATGCAAGCAGCTCCAAATGTATGGATTGCGGGTGATCTTGGTGTGCATGCCGAACAAGCGACAGTTGCTATGGGAGAAGGAGCGATTGCAGCTATCTGGATTCACAAGGAATTGCAGCGTATTGCTAAGGAAACAAAGGTAAGCCAGCTCTAA
- a CDS encoding FAD-binding oxidoreductase, which produces MVKKGAILLLLAMLCIWSYWRTSGSDQDPYLITDYSRLHPVKVERIVSGEEEQQLVKLLQEAKKHNMTVSIAGQRHSQGGHTYYKDGIVIDMTSYNRILEIRPEAKKMTVQAGATWADVQRAINPYGLSVKSMQSQNIFTVGGSISVNAHGRELRNGTLMESVESFRLLTAEGEIREVSRTNDAELFSLALGGYGLFGVILDVTLTLTDDELYRLTTDQVLVKDYPAYFRKDILGDSSMRMHLSRISLIPGEGYFQDMYAINYALDSEGDLSDYNHLAVREQGVLPAKILFNLNREFPWAKDWFWQLQQRYFESQDGQRISRNNAMASPSAFMEYHQPGSNDLLQEYFIPMDEFPALCKRWGRLYLNRNWICSI; this is translated from the coding sequence GTGGTCAAAAAAGGTGCGATACTCCTATTACTGGCGATGCTATGTATTTGGTCTTACTGGAGAACGAGTGGAAGTGATCAAGATCCTTATCTGATCACAGACTATAGTCGTTTGCATCCCGTAAAGGTGGAGCGAATTGTATCAGGAGAAGAGGAGCAGCAGCTGGTTAAGCTGCTACAGGAAGCCAAGAAACATAATATGACCGTATCGATTGCTGGACAACGACATAGTCAGGGAGGCCATACATACTACAAAGACGGAATTGTAATTGATATGACATCGTACAACCGGATACTTGAGATTCGGCCTGAAGCGAAGAAAATGACAGTACAGGCGGGAGCTACCTGGGCAGATGTACAACGTGCCATTAATCCCTATGGACTATCTGTGAAAAGTATGCAGTCCCAGAACATCTTTACGGTTGGTGGTTCAATAAGTGTAAATGCGCATGGACGTGAACTCCGTAATGGAACGTTAATGGAGAGTGTTGAATCCTTTCGGTTGTTAACAGCAGAGGGCGAGATTAGAGAAGTCAGTCGTACGAATGATGCAGAACTTTTCTCTTTGGCATTAGGTGGATATGGGTTATTTGGTGTAATTCTAGACGTCACGTTAACGTTAACTGATGATGAATTGTATCGATTGACCACAGATCAGGTTCTCGTTAAAGATTATCCGGCGTATTTCCGTAAAGACATCTTAGGCGATTCAAGTATGCGGATGCATCTGTCACGCATTTCGTTGATACCGGGTGAGGGCTATTTTCAGGATATGTATGCAATCAATTACGCTTTAGATTCTGAAGGTGATTTGAGTGATTACAATCATCTTGCGGTGCGAGAGCAGGGTGTGCTACCAGCCAAAATCCTGTTTAATCTGAATCGAGAATTTCCGTGGGCTAAGGACTGGTTCTGGCAACTGCAACAACGTTATTTTGAGTCTCAGGATGGTCAGCGAATCAGCCGTAATAATGCCATGGCATCTCCGTCCGCATTTATGGAGTATCATCAGCCTGGAAGCAATGACCTGCTCCAAGAATATTTTATCCCGATGGATGAATTTCCAGCTTTGTGCAAGAGATGGGGAAGATTGTATCTGAACAGGAACTGGATTTGCTCAATATAA
- a CDS encoding MFS transporter: MSIQWLVRSQSIVTLASGMIYPYYLLFLKNLGNSFSKYGLAFAVFTISSAAASQWLAPRLDQHAKQWLIVSSLGMAVAMIAFPWVLSYTWVLILQIMMGLCNAMQRMSERTLLADYTLPGQRGHAMGNYHFWTSAASGFAVILGGILIDWLTIDVLFYLSAALYVGGAWAVWRSVSSVETK; encoded by the coding sequence ATGAGTATTCAATGGCTTGTCCGCTCACAGAGCATCGTCACCCTGGCATCAGGAATGATCTATCCATATTATTTGCTTTTTCTCAAAAATTTAGGAAATAGCTTCTCGAAATACGGTCTAGCCTTTGCCGTCTTTACGATCAGTTCCGCAGCTGCTTCCCAATGGCTCGCACCTCGTTTGGATCAACATGCGAAGCAATGGCTTATCGTTAGCTCACTAGGTATGGCAGTTGCCATGATTGCGTTTCCTTGGGTCTTGTCGTACACGTGGGTACTGATACTACAGATCATGATGGGATTATGTAATGCGATGCAGCGTATGAGTGAGCGAACATTACTGGCGGATTATACCTTACCGGGTCAGCGTGGACACGCGATGGGGAATTATCATTTTTGGACGTCGGCGGCCTCAGGTTTTGCTGTTATATTGGGAGGAATTCTAATTGATTGGCTCACGATTGATGTGTTATTTTATCTGAGCGCTGCGTTATATGTAGGTGGGGCATGGGCAGTGTGGAGATCGGTATCGTCAGTGGAAACAAAGTGA
- a CDS encoding DUF3243 domain-containing protein — protein sequence MTENNHVIHKDGQVATEQVEGAINKIPSEQRDNILENFDAFKEYLGKRIAVGESIGLGEEQMAKIAEKVADYLAAKEEPRNREEKLLQELWNVGKEEERHMLAHMLVRLAQRAH from the coding sequence ATGACTGAAAACAACCATGTTATTCATAAAGATGGGCAGGTCGCTACAGAACAAGTAGAAGGTGCAATCAACAAAATTCCTTCCGAACAGAGGGATAACATTTTAGAAAATTTTGATGCCTTTAAAGAATATCTTGGAAAACGGATTGCCGTAGGGGAGTCCATTGGACTGGGTGAAGAACAAATGGCCAAAATAGCTGAGAAAGTAGCCGATTATCTGGCTGCGAAGGAAGAGCCCCGGAACCGGGAAGAGAAACTGCTTCAGGAGCTATGGAATGTGGGCAAGGAAGAAGAACGTCATATGCTTGCTCATATGCTCGTCCGGTTAGCACAGCGAGCACATTAG